ATACCTGAAGACAGCTTCTGAATCGGCTCGAGAGCGGGCGATCTTTGCGGCCGATGCGCAGGCCATCTTTAAAATCTTCGCTCTCTCCTCGAGTGTAAGATTGAGATACATCTTTGTTTCATCTTCAAGCCGATATCTCATCACGCTGATTTTCTTTTTCATGACACAAGTCTATCACAGGCGGTATTTTTTAGTCAATAGAATCCGTGGAGAAGGGCCGCATTGTGGAAGACCTTCTCGGTGGTAAGATAGTCGGCGAGAAGGGAGGCAAGGAATCTTTCTTCCCAAGAAGCGGCAGTGTTCCAGAGGTTATGGAGCTCTTCGGGGAGGAAGAACCGGATGGCCACGGAGCGCCTTCAGGGACGGGCATATTTTCCTCCACGAGAGATTTGCCTGCCCCGGCCTTCTGATACCATGAGCCCGTCCTGATGCTCTGCTGTACCTCTTCGGGAAGCTCGGCGAACCGCTCATCGCTGAGGTAGCGGAAGCCCGGGAGGAGCCTGTACTTCTGGAGCACAAGGCAGTCATTTGCGGGCACTCGCAGAGTCACAAGGAAATAATAGATTTATTGATATCCAGTGGAGCAAAGATAGATTCCTGTCACGTTGAAGGATATACCCCTCTTCACTGGGCGGCTTTGAGAGGGCGAGTGGATATGGCTGAACTTCTCATAACCATGGGCGCAGAGCCAAATGCAAAAAGTAATCAGGGATGGACTCCACTTCACAGGGCCCTCGGTTCTGGCCCGGTGAGATATGAAATGCTTCAATTTTTCCTGTCAAAAGGCGCTGATATCAATATGAAAGCCGACAATGGATGGACTATCCTGAAGATGGCAAAAGCAATGGGCTTGAGCTTTTCTATTCCCTTCCCGGGACTATCACAATGCACACGCGCCAGGCGAGTCCTGATATTGCCTGTGAGCGTCAAGCGCCTTTCCCGAAGAGCCCGCTGAAAAATCCCCCGATGGCATCTCCGATCCCTTT
This genomic interval from Candidatus Eremiobacterota bacterium contains the following:
- a CDS encoding ankyrin repeat domain-containing protein, with product MCGHSQSHKEIIDLLISSGAKIDSCHVEGYTPLHWAALRGRVDMAELLITMGAEPNAKSNQGWTPLHRALGSGPVRYEMLQFFLSKGADINMKADNGWTILKMAKAMGLSFSIPFPGLSQCTRARRVLILPVSVKRLSRRAR